From Flavobacterium arcticum, the proteins below share one genomic window:
- a CDS encoding SDR family oxidoreductase: MVDKKILITGGAGFIGSNLCDYFISKKYKVVCLDNFATGYRKNIEKHLSNPDFTLIEGDIRNLADCQKAVVGADYVLHQAALGSVPRSIKDPATSNDVNVGGFMNMLLAARDAGVKRFVYAASSSTYGDSESLPKVEDVIGKPLSPYAVTKYVNELYADVFSKTYGIETIGLRYFNVFGRRQDPNGAYAAVIPKFVMQFMDHESPVINGDGNYSRDFTYIDNVIHMNELAMTTNNPEAINTVYNTAYGDRTTLNDLIGYLKEFLSKYDSEIGNVNVIHGPNRAGDIPHSLASIDKAKQLLGYNPQYSIKQGLEQAVEWYWANLK, encoded by the coding sequence ATGGTTGATAAGAAAATCCTTATAACTGGAGGAGCAGGATTCATAGGTTCTAACTTATGTGACTATTTTATAAGTAAGAAATATAAAGTAGTTTGTTTAGATAATTTTGCTACTGGATACAGGAAAAATATAGAAAAACATTTATCCAATCCTGATTTTACACTTATTGAAGGCGATATACGCAATTTAGCAGATTGTCAAAAAGCTGTTGTAGGAGCCGATTATGTACTTCACCAAGCAGCATTAGGTTCTGTGCCACGTTCTATAAAAGATCCTGCTACAAGTAATGATGTTAATGTAGGTGGTTTTATGAATATGCTTTTGGCCGCTAGAGATGCAGGCGTAAAGCGATTTGTATATGCAGCAAGTTCTTCTACTTATGGTGATTCTGAATCTTTACCGAAAGTTGAAGATGTGATAGGAAAACCACTTTCTCCTTATGCTGTTACTAAATATGTTAATGAACTTTATGCTGATGTTTTTAGTAAAACATATGGTATAGAAACTATCGGACTTAGATACTTTAATGTTTTTGGAAGAAGACAAGACCCTAATGGGGCTTATGCGGCTGTGATACCTAAGTTTGTAATGCAGTTCATGGATCATGAAAGTCCTGTGATAAACGGAGATGGGAATTACTCTAGGGATTTTACTTATATTGATAACGTTATTCATATGAATGAGTTAGCAATGACTACAAATAATCCTGAAGCTATAAATACGGTATATAATACCGCTTATGGAGACAGGACTACTTTAAATGATCTTATTGGATATTTAAAAGAGTTTTTGTCAAAATATGATTCTGAAATTGGTAATGTAAATGTAATACATGGACCTAATCGTGCAGGAGATATACCTCACTCGCTTGCCAGTATAGATAAAGCTAAGCAACTGCTTGGTTATAATCCTCAATACTCTATTAAGCAAGGTCTTGAACAGGCTGTTGAATGGTATTGGGCAAATCTAAAATAA
- the recR gene encoding recombination mediator RecR, translating into MEMSSKLLEKAVAEISQLPGIGKRTALRLALHLLKQPPEQSQHLAEALKKMREEIKFCNQCHNISDNDVCELCANPLRDKTIICVVEDVRDVMAIENTGLFKGQYHVLGGKISPIDGVGPSQLTISSLVAKVKAGDVKELIFALSSTMEGDTTNFYIYKQIKDCNVVTSAIARGIAVGDELEFADEVTLGRSIIQRVPFENSFKNN; encoded by the coding sequence ATGGAAATGTCTTCTAAATTACTGGAAAAAGCGGTAGCCGAAATATCGCAATTACCTGGCATAGGCAAGCGCACCGCATTACGGCTTGCTTTGCACTTGTTAAAACAACCCCCCGAACAATCGCAACACTTAGCAGAAGCCCTGAAAAAAATGAGGGAAGAAATTAAGTTTTGTAATCAATGCCACAATATATCAGATAATGATGTTTGTGAATTGTGTGCTAACCCGTTGCGCGATAAAACTATTATTTGCGTAGTTGAAGATGTGAGAGATGTAATGGCAATAGAGAATACAGGGCTTTTTAAAGGGCAATATCATGTGTTGGGTGGTAAAATATCGCCTATAGATGGTGTTGGTCCAAGTCAGCTCACAATCAGTTCTTTAGTGGCAAAGGTAAAAGCGGGAGATGTTAAAGAACTTATCTTTGCACTTAGCTCTACTATGGAGGGTGATACTACCAATTTTTATATCTATAAACAAATAAAAGATTGCAATGTTGTAACCTCTGCTATAGCAAGAGGCATTGCTGTGGGCGATGAGCTTGAATTTGCTGATGAGGTAACTTTAGGTAGGAGTATTATACAAAGAGTTCCTTTTGAAAACTCTTTTAAGAATAATTGA